Genomic DNA from Dysidea avara chromosome 10, odDysAvar1.4, whole genome shotgun sequence:
CTGCACACGATCTTGCCTTATGATGGCAACGTGATTATACGAATATCCGCATACTAACGGAAGCTACCTCCGTAATTTGAAAAATATAGGCAACACTTTTAAAACATAGTTTATTCTAGATAACGCCTGTCATTCCTCGGAACGTGCAGACTCTTCTGGTTACTACTACCAAAATTTATATTATTTATAAGCGTCAAACTGTGAGGAATTATTGTAGTCTATGACATGTTCAGATTGTTAACTGTAACCCTATCTGTTCACTCTATCTGTTAACTTTTCACTTGTGTTTGTACTTTGTACAGTTGATCTGTGAGATGTTGTCATTGTTTTGATGTGCTGTAGTGCCTCTAAATCGAGTGTTTCAATCGTATTCTGGGGTGGTTACACCCACCTGGTTACCATTTAATTTACATGTTATCTCTTCTTGTAGGGATTCTGAATATTCAAGATTTCTTGTAAAGAATTTTGaattcacacatacatatggtGCACAAATACTACCCAATTAGGTATAGGTACAATATGGAGAAGTTGGACATGAAATACATTAGTCTATTAATTCTGGTGATACAAAACACGTCACTAGTATTGTTAATGAGATACTCACGGACTGTTAGTGGACAGCCATACCTGACGTCGACTGCTGTATTTTTGACAGAAATTATCAAGATAATTAGTAGTGTTGTCCTATTGCATTTTGAAGTGGACTGTGAATCAAGGAAGACCACCGAAGCTATACATGAAATTTTTGTTAGATATTTAGAAACTCTGCGGGTTGCTGTGCCTGCCTTATTGTACACAGTACAAAACAACTTATTGTATATAGCCCTTACTAAATTAGATGCTGCTACCTTTCAGGTCAGTAATGCTAGTTCAATAGAAGTGGTTTAATAATCGTATGTTACACATAGGTCACATATCAGTTGAAACTACTAACAACAGCGTTATGTTCAGTACTTATGTTGAACAAAAAAGTATCTCCATTACAATGGGTGGCTCTGTGTATCCTAGCTGTGGCAGTTGCTTTAGTACAGGTAAGAAATGCGATATAGTGAGCTTCAGTATTCTGTGTAAGGTGTCTTCACATCATAGACACTTTATGTTTATAATTTGTGTTCCCATCAAGCAATTGATAATCAAAGTTGACTCAAACCAGCACCTAGACGACCTCAATGTTCAATGAATTAGTGTTAAAATGTGTTGAACCCCCTTATTGGAGTTTCCATTGTAAGCTTACACCTGATAGGTTTACATGGTTGCACATTTCCCTTAGTGCATATGATGTAGTTCAGTAATTCATGTGTATTTCATGGCTCCTACACCAGTTACCTGCTGATAGCAGCCTTAGTACAATGTTCCAGTCTCCCTCATTGAATATGGACCAGTCAATTGGACTATTAGCAGTAGTTGTAGCCTGCCTAACTAGTGGCTTTTCTGGTGTATACTTTGAGAAGATATTGAAGGGCTCTAAAACCTCTCTGTGGATTAGGAATATTCAGTTAGGTAAGTGGCTACCACTGTTGATGTCAAATGGCTAACACTCCTAATAGGATTGTTTAGTATGTTGTTCAGTGGAATTGGAGTGGTTGTAAATGATTGGGCAGCTGTTAGGGCTGATGGCTTCTTCCAGGGTTACTCCTTCATTGTAGCAATAGTTATTTTATTACAGGTgaggtgtttgtgtgtgtgtgtgtgtgtgttgtgttgtgtgtgtgtgtaatagtgTCTGTCTGTCGAGTCAACTCGGCCAAGTAATTAGAGTACTGGCCTGCTAATCATGATTTCTTTCAGCTGTTGTTGTGCAAAAAACTTTATTCACATTACTCCAGTTGTTGTCTCCAGTGGCTGAGTATTCTTTACTATAATTACTAGTGAGCTGTGTATCAGTCTTTCCACTGTGCAGGAACAGTTTTTTTCCCCACTGAATGTCAGCACACATTTACACACTACCAAGTCACATACGTAATATACACTATTGCTTACCAACTTATTTCCTAAACTACAGTAGAAAATGTCCAACTCAGAAGCTGATATAATGGACAAATAATGGACAAGTGTAATCTTTGAAACTGCAAATATAATGATCATTAAATTTAAAATACCGTAGACTCATGTTGAAGTTTTTCCAACTGTTGCATAACTAATAAATCACTGGTtcactgctactgctactactttGTCTACAACTAGGGGTCATGTTTAAGTTATTTAAACATCATGTCAAGAATTAGATCAACAGCTTAAACTGTAAGAGCTatcaatgactggaatagtTTACCCAATCACATAGTTAAGACATTCACTTAGTTAAATGTACCCACATTCtgttattttaattttttctggtacagttattattattatgtgcgtgtgtgtgtgtgtgtgtgtgtgtgtggtgtagtgtgtaggGGTATTTGTATAAtaggtgtgtatgtacatgttacaGGCAGTTGGAGGTTTAATAGTGGCAGCAGTGATCAAGTATGCTGGTAACATTCTGAAGGGATTTGGAGCTGCAATATCAATAGTTTTGTCTTCTACAGTTTCTTATTTTCTATTGGGTTTTCAACCATCACCGTAAGAAAATAATTTTGTTGTTGAGACATGAGGATATTCGTGTCCACATTTTGTTCTACAGGTTATTTCTTATTGGATCAACATTAGTAATAATTGCTACCCTCATGTATGCTCGATTTGTTCCAGACCCTGAGCCGCCTGAGAAGTCCAATAATTCAACAACTGTTTAGTTAATTTATCAACTTTTTCTAACAATGAATCATCATTAATTATTGTACGttttattagaaaatatttatATAATCGAAAGTGGTAACTGAAAATGGAAAGCAAATCCGACGTCACGACGCAATGGGACGTTAAGCCGCCACTTTTATCAACCATCCCAGAAGATAAATGGAAGGTGAGACGTTTTAAGTAGGCGAATAATGAGTGGGCTAGACCACTAACAGAAATTTGAAGAGTTGAAACAACGTAGGCAACAAATATGTAGTAAAACAACGAGTAAAAGAATTAACGATGTACGACAACAAGCTACAAATGCAGGTAACAGAGTTACTGGTGGATGTATTGTAGTATATTTTGTGTTAGTATTGTCGGAGTTCTATGGACCTGAGGTCTTGCAAGACGTAGGACATGGTGCAGGACGAAGTAGGAGACGAAAAAGGAAACGACCTCACTCTGAACCAAGCTCAGAACATTCAACTACTAATGATGACTCTAAAGAGACAGAGTGGCAACAATTGAAACAATTTCTTGACCCTAATCCTCAACTGAAGGGTGTTCCTCAAGGAGACACTCAACCAAAGGTGTGTTGGCTGGAAAATGGCACCTAGCTAGATGTAATTACTACCATAGAACCTTTCTGGCTGGGACAAAATTGAATAAAAAAACTGGACTCCTACAAACCTGTCAGTAATAAGTGGCTCAAagagtagtagtagtagtcactaccaatagttcATTTATGACAAATATCAAGATTTTGATTGCCAAAAGCTTATCTGAAAAAGGAGCTTGATATATACCTTGatctagtctcgcggcgcccgaccctaaaaagagggtctggtgaaactgcaTACAAAAAGCTTGGCGCTGCCGGCTCCAATCAGAttgctccatttcaaattgattatgtaatgcataTTATTTCAAAAGACTCGTGGCTCATGGTGATTACATCTGGTGACTTTATCACTTAAAATCATAGCGAAAACGGGCATACAAACTAACCATTTCTGTTTGGTTCACTTTAAtgttgtacaaataaagcagtgCCATCAGGTTGGTGATTCTATATGCGGATCTGGTTAAATTGCTgttgttgtgacgtaaacataACACTTACGTAGCACATAAACGTcacatccaataaacattccagagctcaatttttttgtacagtttcaccagaccctctttttagggttgGATGCCACGAGACTAACCGTGATCATGATACCATGTCCGTATTAGCGAGAGCTATTAGAGAGGTGTACTGGATTTACTTGGCTAAATGCCATGGCATTTATTATCTTAGTTATAAAATCAATGCAGCAACTATGGTACCAAGTAAATACACTATCTCCAATGTGCATGCTCAATTGTCCTACTGTCGATCATTGAAAAAGTACATAGACTCATATAAGGCTATGACCCCATGTATGTATTTTTAAGCAACAACTTACTAATTTATAGATCCCAAACGTCAAAATAACTGTCCAATTAAGAAcattttgtcaacaggtgtGTGCTCTGTTAATGAATGGCTGTTCACTTTTCAGTTATATGAACACTCTTCCCCCACattagtttggataattgttaaaatttttactaagTAAACCAAGTAGGCATATTTGAATCATGGTACTGGTCCCTGTGTTTACAGACACCTTAGAACTGTCCTGATAATCAAGGTGTCATGATTTGGGACTATTGCCAAGTATCTGGTCGTGCAGGTGTCCTCTTTAACAGGTCTCACTGGATGCTGATACATGAAGTGTTATGACGTGTGTCAGTGGTGTGCTATGTGTCATCATCATCGTTTATAGAGTGGATTGGAGGAGAGGCTAGAAGATGCGATCGTTGATGGTAGACTCGATGCAGCAACTGAGCTAAGTGACAAGCTAGCAGACAGGAAGGTAAGACCTTTTGTTTACTGTTTGTCATTGTCACCTTACCTTCCCAGTTTGTGACACAAGTAGCAACAGCATTTGATTGCAAGCAATACCTTGATAAGACCAAGGTGAGGCATTGTATGGCAGAAGTCTGCATGAAACCTCTAATTTAATCTCTGGTACAAAATTGTCCACTATAGTTCATATACTGGTCATGTGTTATCAAACATCCCATGATCTCAAATAAAGAAATGTTCAGCTCGATACCTCAGTATTAATATAAAGTATTCTAATACACAAATTAATATTGATAATGGGAGCCCTACTTTCAAGTACCCAACACTTTATGAAGCTTTCCTAGTAAGAAACAAATGTGATTGTGACGAAGGTGAAAGGATTTCATAATAACGATGCCAATTTCAAGCTCTTGTGTAATCGCATGTATAGCAGCAATATGTTGTAGGGCTATGGCGCATCACCAATCTCCTCTGGTGTTTACCAAATATATTGTGTGGTATATGTAGATTGTATCATGGTGTATATGGTATTGTGCAGTTCACAAATGTTGTAAAGTTTGATGTCATATGCTGCTGATGTTAAGTTCAATATTTCACCTATGGAAAGGTCAGCATTTCTTGAACCATTGATCATTTGAAGCGAAAGTGTAAATCTATTACGTTATTCATAGCTGTTCAGTGGGTAACAATAAAATCAATTGACACCATTAGTGAAGTATATAAACATTGATACCAAGTAAATATACCTAGACTATCGGTCCATTAAACATGTTGCTATTTTATACAGGAGTCCTTGTAGTGTTCATAGATTTTTTATGTACATGATGTTAATTCATAGACAGGACATTTTTCATGCAATTTTTTCTAATTCATGGGTAGAGCCTACCTGAAAAGAATATCATAGCTCTTTTAACATCATTGATGGATTATGTGGCAGTGTCCACAGAGCCTAGCTGCCTTGCAATGGGATCCTGGCAATACTGTACCacaatttcatttttttttatttcaggTGGATGACAAAAGTAAAAGATCTAAACAGCAGAAACTCCACTGGAGGTAATGTTGAATAATGTCATACCAACAATTTGATTAATTTTTAATCGGACAGATTTGATGCTAAGGAGAGATGGGAAACAAAGAGTAACATGTAGCAGATCACATGATTGTCATGGTGTATCACATGAGCATATATTCAGTTATATAATAGTTCATGTCTTCATAGCCTCAGGCTGTAACACCTTGTGACCCAGCTTCTCCAGTTCTGCCCTGTGTAATAAGAGAACGTCATGTAATCACTAGCGACTAAATTAAAATTATTGCACAACACACCACtccattata
This window encodes:
- the LOC136268083 gene encoding protein FAM204A-like gives rise to the protein MESKSDVTTQWDVKPPLLSTIPEDKWKKFEELKQRRQQICSKTTSKRINDVRQQATNAVLSEFYGPEVLQDVGHGAGRSRRRKRKRPHSEPSSEHSTTNDDSKETEWQQLKQFLDPNPQLKGVPQGDTQPKSGLEERLEDAIVDGRLDAATELSDKLADRKFVTQVATAFDCKQYLDKTKVDDKSKRSKQQKLHWRFDAKERWETKSNM
- the LOC136268077 gene encoding UDP-N-acetylglucosamine transporter-like, whose protein sequence is MVHKYYPIRYRYNMEKLDMKYISLLILVIQNTSLVLLMRYSRTVSGQPYLTSTAVFLTEIIKIISSVVLLHFEVDCESRKTTEAIHEIFVRYLETLRVAVPALLYTVQNNLLYIALTKLDAATFQVTYQLKLLTTALCSVLMLNKKVSPLQWVALCILAVAVALVQLPADSSLSTMFQSPSLNMDQSIGLLAVVVACLTSGFSGVYFEKILKGSKTSLWIRNIQLGLFSMLFSGIGVVVNDWAAVRADGFFQGYSFIVAIVILLQAVGGLIVAAVIKYAGNILKGFGAAISIVLSSTVSYFLLGFQPSPLFLIGSTLVIIATLMYARFVPDPEPPEKSNNSTTV